CAGGCGCCCCACTGCACCGTCCCGCTGCCGTAGCGACGGTTCAGTTGATCGATGCTGGCCATGAGGGCCTCCCGGCGCTGCTGCTCGACCTGGCTGAGGGGTTGCAGGAGGTGGTGTTGCAGCTGACTCTCCGGTTGAAGGTCCTGCAGCAGGATTCCGGCCTTGGCAAAGCGTTTGTAGGGCCGATAGAGGCTGGGAACCATCCGGCAGGCGGCCCGCAGCAGGACGCCGGTGTCGTTGCTGGCCAGGGGCAGGCTGATGCTGGCGGCCTGGCTGTAGAAGCCGGGGGCGAAGGGACTCGTGCGGGCAAACACCGTGAGCCGGCCAGCCCGTTGCCGTTGCCGCCGTAACTTCTCCGCGCCGCGGCTGATGTAGCTGGCGATGGCCTGGCGCAGTTCCTCTTCGGTGGTGACGGGGCGGCTGAAGCTGCGGCTCACACAGGTCTCCTGCTTGTCTCTGGCTTGCTGCTCCAGGGGCAGGCAGCTGATGCCCTGCAGTTCCAGTTGCAGGCGCAGGCCCACCACCCCGGCTTTGGCCCGCAGTTCTCCGCTGGGCATGTCCCGCAGTTGCTGCGCCGTACTGATGCCCCGCAGCCGGCACCAACGGCTCAGGCGCCGGCCGACACCCCAGAGGTCCTCCACGGGGGTCTGCTTGAGCCAGCTGGTGGTCTCCCCGGGGAGGCTGAGGTCAAAGACCCCGGCGTGTTGCCGATCCCCCTTGGCGATGTGGTTCGCCACTTTGGCCAGCACCTTGCTGGTGGAGAGACCGATGGCAATGGGCAGGCCCAGGTTGTGGCGGATCCGGCTGCGCAGGGCCGTGGCCCAGGGGATGAGGTCACCGTTATGCGGCCTGGGCAGGCGAATGAAGGCTTCATCGATCGAATAGACCTCCAGCTCGGCGACGAAGGGCTCCAGGCTGCTCATCAGCCGATGGCTCATGTCGCCATAGAGGGCGTAGTTGGAGCTGCGCACGACGACACCGTGCCGTTGCAGCTCGTCGGCGATTTGGAAGTAGGGCTTGCCCATGCCAATGCCGAGTTGCCGGGCCTCACTGCTGCGGGAGACCACGCAGCCGTCGTTGTTGGAGAGCACCACGACGGGGCGGCCGAGCAGTGCTGGATCGAAGGCCTGCTCACAGCTGGCATAGAAGTTGTTGGCATCGATCAGCCCGAGGGCATCAGCCATGGGCGGAGAGGCTGTGAATGGCGTGGATCGCCACACCCCAGATCTGGACGTCGCCGCAGTGGTGCAGTTCGAGCGGGGGATAGGCGCTGTTGGCAGCCTCGAGCCGCAACCGGCCTTGGTGGCGGGCGAGGCGCTTCAAGGTGAAGGCCCCATCGAGCACGGCCACGACGATCTGGCCCGGCCTGGCTTCGAGGCTGCGGTCCACCACCAGCAGATCACCGTGCTGGATTCCGGCATCCACCATTGAATCGCCGCTCACCCGCAGGAAGAAGGTGCTGCTGGGGTGGCGGATCAGGGTTTCGTTGAGGTCGATGCCTACATCGATGTAGTCATCGGCCGGGCTGGGGAAACCCGCCGCCACGGTGCTGGCGGCGAGGGGCAGCCTCAGCTCCTGGGGCTCCTCCCGCGGTGGGCCCAAGAGTTGCAGCGGGCCGTCGGAGGACAGGGGGGCAGGCAAGGCCACGGGTGCCGCAGGAACCCCTTCAGGATAGTTCGCGTGTACTACTTGCGGACGCTTAGTCCTCCTCGTCCCCCTCTAGGAGCAGTTGCTGGAAGGCCACGTAGAGGTCCTGTTCTTCGCTGTTGGCGGGGCGGCGGCGCTGTTGATTGGGCCGCAGTTCCTGGGGTTTGCCTTGGGCTTTCAGGCCATCGGTCGGGCGGTTGGTTTGGCTTTGGAGGGCCTGCAGTTGCTCCCGCTGGGCTGCTTGGCGCTTGCGTTCTTGGTCGCTTTCGGCCTGGCGCAGGCGATCCATGAGATGGGGCGGCACCGTGCCGTCCTCACTGGCCTTCATCAGCTCGCCAAAGAGGGCCTGGGGGTCCGTTTCGGTCTCAACGCGATGGCGTTTGCCGGGCGTCCCCTTGGTCTCCTTGTGGCGCTCTGGCTTAGGCAGGGGTTTGGGCAGAGAGCGGCCGAGTTCTTGGAGCCGCTCCAGGCTGCGGGCATCGAAGCTCATGGTGGGCTGGCCTCAGCTGCACTCAAGGGTGTCTTTGGTGGCGCGACCGGTGACGGGGTTCGTGCCGCTGGCGCTGGCGCAGAGGGTTTTCAGGACGTCGCCGCGGAACGGCACGTTGGTGAAGTCCGCGCCTTCGATCAGAACATCCTTAAAGCGCGTGTTGAAGGCGAAGGCGTTCTCCAGCACCGCATTGCGCAGGTCCGTTCCATCGAGGACGGCGGAATCGAGGGTGGCGTCACTCAGGTCGGCGCCCGAGAGGTTGGCGTCCTGGAGCTTGGCCCCGTAGAGGCTGGCGCCACGCAGGTCGGCCCCTTGGAAATCGGCTTCCCGCAGGTTTGTCAGGTTGAAGGTGGCGCCGTGCAGGTCCACGCCTGCAAAGTCATGGCCGATCAGCACCTGCTTGGCGTAGTCCATGGCCGCCTGCGCGGGTTGGGCCGGTAGGAGCGCCGCACTGACCAGCAGCAGGGCCAGCAGCGCGGAGCGCAGCAGTGCTCGGAAGAAGCGACGCATGGTGGAGAGCCGGTGTCGAGCAACCCTAGGCAGGGCGCCTTGGGAATTCTGAGCAGGGGTCAGGGCTATGGCCGATGGGGCGAACCGTGTCGCAACGGCGAGGAAATTGGGCGGAACAGCGGGCCCTGCGCTTGCTGCGGGCTGCGGGTTGGACTCTGCTGGCCCAGCGCTGGCGCAGCCGCTGGGGGGAATTGGATTTGCTGCTGCATAAACCGCAACGGCTGCTGCTGGTGGAGGTCAAAGGCCGGACCCGGTGCGGGCCGGACGGTTGGGGGGTGGGGGCCCTCCATGCCGGCAAGCGGCGGCGGCTTGAGAGCAGCCTGCAGCTGTGGTTGCAGCAGCACCCCGAGTACCAGGACTGCCGCTGGGAGTGGGTCTGTGCCTTGGTGCCCCTGCCCCCCAGTCGCCGGCCCGTGCGTTGGCTGCCTTGGGTCTGAGCGGACTGGGCTTGAAGCAATGTGGAGACAGGCCTGCTCCGCTCACTGATGTCCTTCGCGGCCCACCGCGCCCGCAAACGCTTTGGTCAGCACTGGCTGAAGGACCAGTCCGTGCTCGATGAGATCCTGCGGGCTGCTGAGCTGACCGCTGCGGACACCGTGCTGGAGGTGGGACCCGGCCGCGGAGCCCTGACGGAGCGGCTGCTGGAGTCCGCTGCCAGCGGGGTTCATGCGGTGGAGCTGGATCGTGATTTGGTGGCGGGGCTCCAGGAGCGCTTTGGCGCCAATCCCCGCTTCGCGCTCACCGAAGGGGATGTCCTGGCAGTGGATCTGCCGGCGGCCACCGCCGTGGTCGCCAACATCCCTTACAACATCACAGGCCCTCTGCTGGAGCGCCTGGTGGGTCGCCTGGATCGCCCGGTGGCCGAGCCCTATCGCCGTCTGGTCCTCTTGGTGCAGCAGGAGGTGGGCGAGCGGATTCGGGCCCGTCCTGGCAGCAGTGCCTTCTCGGCCCTGAGTGTGCGCATGCAGTTGTTGGCGCGCTGCAGCACGGTCTGCCCGGTCCCGCCCCGCTGCTTTCAACCGCCTCCGAAGGTGATGAGTGAAGTGGTGGCCCTCGATCCGCTGCCGGTGGAGCAACGGCTGGATCCCGCCCTGGCCAAAACGGTGGAGATGCTGCTCAGGCGCTGCTTTGCGGCCCGCCGCAAGATGTTGCGCAACACCCTCTCCGGTTTGGTGGATGCCGAGCAGCTGCTGGCCCTGACCGAGGAGGCGGAGATCGGCCTGCAGCAGCGTCCCCAGGAGGTGGCCCCGGAGCATTGGGTGCGACTCGCGGCGGGCTTGAATCGGCTCACCTCCTAAGCAAGGCACCCTCGCCATGGCAGAGCTGCAGGTCAGCGCCCCCGCCAAGATCAACCTGCATCTCGAGGTGCTCGGCCTGCGCCCCGACGGCTTTCACGAGCTAGCGATGGTGATGCAGACCTTGGATTTGGCCGACAGCCTCAGCCTGCGGCCCACGGCGGATGGGGCGGTGACCCTCCACTGCGACCGCGCGGACCTCCCGACCGATGGCAACAATCTGATCGTCAAGGCGGCCGAGTTGATCAAGCAACGGGTTGGTTTGCCGGAGCTGGGCGTGGCCATGGTCTTGACCAAGCGCATCCCGATTGGCGCGGGTCTAGCGGGGGGCTCCAGCAACGGTGCGGCGGCCCTGGTGGGTCTGAACACCCTCTGGGGCTGTGGTTTTAGCAGCGCCCAGCTGGCGGCCATGGCCGCTGAGCTCGGCTCGGACATGCCCTTTTGCATCGATGGCGGGACCCAGCTCTGCTTTGGCCGAGGTGAGGTCCTCGAATCTGCCGCTTTGGCCCAGCCGCCCACCTTGGGGGTGCTGCTGATCAAGCACCCCGACTCCAGCGTCTCGACCCCGTGGGCCTACAAACAGTGCCGTGACCAGTTCGGGGCGGATTACCTCTCGGGTGAGGAGGCCTTTGAGCAGCGCCGTCAGGCCCTGCGTCAGGCCACCTTGCTCCAGGCCTTGAGCGGCAATGGTCCGCTTCCCGCCATTCGCAACGACCTGCAGAAGGTGGTGGAGCCTGAGGTGACCAGCGTTCGCGGGGGCCTCTCGATCCTGCGGCGGGCCAACGGGGCGTTGGCGGTGGCCATGAGCGGTTCGGGGCCAAGCCTGTTCGCGGTGTTCCCCGATCGAGGGGGGGCGGAAGCGGCCCAGAACCAGCTGGCTGACGATCTGGCGGCCGGGGGGTTCGAGTCCTGGGTCTGCTGCTGCACGGGCTCTGGTGCCACGCTGGTCTGAACGCATCCTGTGCAATCCCGCGTGAGTGAGACCCAGAGCGACAGCCAAGACCTCGCTAAGGCGGAGAAGGCCGGCGACGCGGCGGTCTCCCCGAAGCCGCGCAAGGGGCCGATCAGCTTCCTCACCGGTTCATTAACCAGCTTTGGCCTGGGCTGGTTGGCGCTGCAGTTGTCGGCCAAGGTGGTGGGTTACTACGCCGAACATCCGCCCCACTACGAGGCGCGCTTTGCCCAGAGCATTGCCGTGTTCATGAAGACCCTGATGGTCGGCATGAGCTTCTTGGCGACGTTCACCTTTGCCTTCGTCGGCCTGGGGCTGTTTTTGACATTTATCCGGAGCCTCTTACCGGGTTGGAAACAGGCCGAAGAAACCCCCTAGCCTTCGGCGATGGGCTGCCCTCCCTTGTCATGACTGGCCACGACCTGCAGCTGCTGGTGTTGCTCCTTTCACCAGGAATGCTGTTGTCGGTGTTGTTGTTGCTGACCTTTGCCGCGGGCGGTTGAGATAGGTTGGCCCCACCCCGGTCCAGTGCCGGACCCGCTTTTCAACCGTGGCAGAGACCCTTCTCTTCAACGCCCTGCGTGAGGCCATCGACGAAGAGATGGCCAGTGATCCCCATGTCTGCGTGATGGGGGAAGACGTCGGTCAATACGGCGGTTCCTACAAGGTCACGAAGGATCTCTACGAGAAGTACGGCGAACTGCGGGTTCTGGATACCCCGATTGCAGAGAATGCCTTCACCGGCATGGCCGTCGGTGCCGCGATGACGGGCCTTCGGCCCATCGTCGAAGGCATGAACATGGGCTTCCTGCTGCTCGCGTTCAACCAGATCTCCAACAACATGGGGATGCTCCGCTACACGAGTGGCGGCAACTTCACGATTCCCGCCGTGGTTCGCGGTCCCGGCGGCGTGGGCCGTCAGCTCGGGGCTGAGCACAGCCAGCGCCTCGAGGCCTACTTCCATGCGGTGCCCGGCATCAAGATCGTGGCGGTCAGCACCCCAACGAACGCCAAGGGCCTGATGAAGGCGGCGATTCGCGACAACAACCCCGTGCTGTTCTTCGAGCACGTGCTGCTTTACAACCTCTCGGAAGACATTCCTGAAGGGGACTACACCTGTGCCTTGGACCAGGCCGATCTGGTCAAGGAAGGCAGCGACGTCACGATCCTGACCTACTCCCGCATGCGCCACCACTGTCTGAAGGCCGTGGAGCAGCTGGAGAAGGAGGGCGTCAGCGTTGAGTTGATCGACCTGATCAGCCTGAAGCCCTTCGACATGGAGACCATCTCCCGTTCGATCCGAAAGACCCACAAGGTTCTGGTCGTCGAGGAGTGCATGAAGACCGGGGGTATCGGCGCTGAGTTGATCGCTCTGATCACCGAGCAGTGCTTCGACGATCTCGATGCCCGCCCGATCCGCCTGTCCTCCCAGGACATCCCGACCCCCTACAACGGCACCCTCGAAAACCTGACGATCATTCAGCCGCATCAGATCGTGGAAGCGGCCAAGGCGCTCAAGGCTGGCCAGGTCTGAGATGGCACGTCAACAGGGGTGGTTTGCCCTGATCTTGGCCCTGGCATTTGCCGCCGGAGCCGTCCTTGCCTCATTCCCACTGCAACTGGGTTTGGATCTGCGCGGGGGTAGCCAACTGACCCTGCAGGTGATGCCGGCGGGCGCGATTAAGCGCGTGCAAAGCGAGCAGTTGGAGGCGGTCAAGGATGTGTTGGATCGCCGCATCAATGGTCTCGGGGTGAGTGAGTCGACCCTCCAGACCATTGGCGACGATCAACTGCTGCTGCAGCTGCCTGGTGAGCAGGACCCCAGCCGTGCGGCCAAGGTGCTTGGCACGACGGCTCTGCTGGAGTTTCGGGCCCAGAAACCCGGCACTGAGCTGGAGATGAGCGGCTTGCTCAAGCTCAAGCGGCAGGCCCAAGCTGTCTTGAATTTGCGTCGCTCCAAGGA
This DNA window, taken from Synechococcus sp. LTW-R, encodes the following:
- a CDS encoding pyruvate dehydrogenase complex E1 component subunit beta, translated to MAETLLFNALREAIDEEMASDPHVCVMGEDVGQYGGSYKVTKDLYEKYGELRVLDTPIAENAFTGMAVGAAMTGLRPIVEGMNMGFLLLAFNQISNNMGMLRYTSGGNFTIPAVVRGPGGVGRQLGAEHSQRLEAYFHAVPGIKIVAVSTPTNAKGLMKAAIRDNNPVLFFEHVLLYNLSEDIPEGDYTCALDQADLVKEGSDVTILTYSRMRHHCLKAVEQLEKEGVSVELIDLISLKPFDMETISRSIRKTHKVLVVEECMKTGGIGAELIALITEQCFDDLDARPIRLSSQDIPTPYNGTLENLTIIQPHQIVEAAKALKAGQV
- a CDS encoding YraN family protein, producing the protein MSQRRGNWAEQRALRLLRAAGWTLLAQRWRSRWGELDLLLHKPQRLLLVEVKGRTRCGPDGWGVGALHAGKRRRLESSLQLWLQQHPEYQDCRWEWVCALVPLPPSRRPVRWLPWV
- the ispE gene encoding 4-(cytidine 5'-diphospho)-2-C-methyl-D-erythritol kinase, which gives rise to MAELQVSAPAKINLHLEVLGLRPDGFHELAMVMQTLDLADSLSLRPTADGAVTLHCDRADLPTDGNNLIVKAAELIKQRVGLPELGVAMVLTKRIPIGAGLAGGSSNGAAALVGLNTLWGCGFSSAQLAAMAAELGSDMPFCIDGGTQLCFGRGEVLESAALAQPPTLGVLLIKHPDSSVSTPWAYKQCRDQFGADYLSGEEAFEQRRQALRQATLLQALSGNGPLPAIRNDLQKVVEPEVTSVRGGLSILRRANGALAVAMSGSGPSLFAVFPDRGGAEAAQNQLADDLAAGGFESWVCCCTGSGATLV
- a CDS encoding DUF3082 domain-containing protein, whose amino-acid sequence is MSETQSDSQDLAKAEKAGDAAVSPKPRKGPISFLTGSLTSFGLGWLALQLSAKVVGYYAEHPPHYEARFAQSIAVFMKTLMVGMSFLATFTFAFVGLGLFLTFIRSLLPGWKQAEETP
- the rsmA gene encoding 16S rRNA (adenine(1518)-N(6)/adenine(1519)-N(6))-dimethyltransferase RsmA, whose amino-acid sequence is MSFAAHRARKRFGQHWLKDQSVLDEILRAAELTAADTVLEVGPGRGALTERLLESAASGVHAVELDRDLVAGLQERFGANPRFALTEGDVLAVDLPAATAVVANIPYNITGPLLERLVGRLDRPVAEPYRRLVLLVQQEVGERIRARPGSSAFSALSVRMQLLARCSTVCPVPPRCFQPPPKVMSEVVALDPLPVEQRLDPALAKTVEMLLRRCFAARRKMLRNTLSGLVDAEQLLALTEEAEIGLQQRPQEVAPEHWVRLAAGLNRLTS
- a CDS encoding LexA family transcriptional regulator, producing the protein MQLLGPPREEPQELRLPLAASTVAAGFPSPADDYIDVGIDLNETLIRHPSSTFFLRVSGDSMVDAGIQHGDLLVVDRSLEARPGQIVVAVLDGAFTLKRLARHQGRLRLEAANSAYPPLELHHCGDVQIWGVAIHAIHSLSAHG
- a CDS encoding Y-family DNA polymerase, with the translated sequence MADALGLIDANNFYASCEQAFDPALLGRPVVVLSNNDGCVVSRSSEARQLGIGMGKPYFQIADELQRHGVVVRSSNYALYGDMSHRLMSSLEPFVAELEVYSIDEAFIRLPRPHNGDLIPWATALRSRIRHNLGLPIAIGLSTSKVLAKVANHIAKGDRQHAGVFDLSLPGETTSWLKQTPVEDLWGVGRRLSRWCRLRGISTAQQLRDMPSGELRAKAGVVGLRLQLELQGISCLPLEQQARDKQETCVSRSFSRPVTTEEELRQAIASYISRGAEKLRRQRQRAGRLTVFARTSPFAPGFYSQAASISLPLASNDTGVLLRAACRMVPSLYRPYKRFAKAGILLQDLQPESQLQHHLLQPLSQVEQQRREALMASIDQLNRRYGSGTVQWGACGLQPAWLMRREQLSRAATTRLNDLPTVWAR
- a CDS encoding pentapeptide repeat-containing protein, translated to MRRFFRALLRSALLALLLVSAALLPAQPAQAAMDYAKQVLIGHDFAGVDLHGATFNLTNLREADFQGADLRGASLYGAKLQDANLSGADLSDATLDSAVLDGTDLRNAVLENAFAFNTRFKDVLIEGADFTNVPFRGDVLKTLCASASGTNPVTGRATKDTLECS